One window of the Xiphophorus hellerii strain 12219 chromosome 15, Xiphophorus_hellerii-4.1, whole genome shotgun sequence genome contains the following:
- the nup43 gene encoding nucleoporin Nup43, translating into MESAKYVSQKISKTRWRPVSYSSLQQPDIFATGSWDNEENKVSVWSIGNLGSSGLEDGFEGDPQLICEHKHDGDVLDLQFLDQERIVTVSSTGAVAIFRQDQNSQTMSICKHWARAHRYPSDNAPSTGVACNSPEIVTVGEDGRIIVFRADQEGVVRVIENADSSTLHAVTYLRTTEVLTVNSIGQLKLWDLRQQSNSPSQILSLSRDRVPLYCVDRHPNQQHIVATGGQDGMLCVWDVRQGNMPFSLMEAHSAEMWEVHFHPTNPDHLFTCSEDGSLLHWETSSPSEMPSFLQGGRNSSMTSRSAMAPAGGNQSIISAWLHGDSSKSRLETTHMLPSQTLSVNSLDVLGQCLVCGTDGEAIFVNRQVPV; encoded by the exons ATGGAAAGTGCTAAATACGTGTCTCAGAAAATCAGCAAGACGAGATGGCGTCCAGTCTCGTATTCGTCTTTGCAGCAGCCCGATATATTTGCGACTGGATCTTGGGACAACGAG gAGAACAAGGTTTCTGTTTGGTCTATTGGGAATCTAGGCAGTTCTGGTCTGGAAGATGGATTTGAAGGAGACCCGCAGCTCATCTGTGAACATAAGCACGACGGGGATGTTCTTGACCTCCAG TTTTTGGACCAAGAGAGAATCGTCACAGTATCGTCTACAGGAGCAGTCGCCATCTTCCGCCAGGATCAAAACAGTCAG aCAATGTCCATTTGTAAGCATTGGGCTAGAGCCCACCGTTACCCGTCTGACAACGCTCCCAGCACTGGAGTCGCCTGCAACAGTCCTGAAATTGTAACGGTCGGTGAGGACGGGAGGATTATTGTGTTCAGAGCTGACCAGGAAGGAGTGGTTCGTGTCATTG AGAACGCAGACAGCAGCACGCTTCATGCTGTGACTTACCTGAGGACAACAGAGGTTTTGACGGTGAACTCCATCGGCCAGCTGAAGCTGTGGGATTTGAGGCAGCAGAGCAACTCGCCATCACAGATTCTATCTTT GTCGAGAGATCGAGTGCCTCTATACTGTGTTGACAGACATCCAAACCAGCAGCACATCGTGGCGACAGGAGGCCAGGATGGAATGCTCTGCGTCTGGGATGTGAGACAAGGAAACATGCCCTTCTCTCTCATGGAGGCACACTCAGCTGAAA TGTGGGAGGTTCACTTCCACCCTACAAACCCCGATCACCTGTTCACGTGTTCAGAGGATGGATCACTGCTGCACTGGGAGACTTCCTCCCCGTCCGAAATGCCCTCCTTTTTACAAG GCGGCAGGAACAGCAGCATGACGTCCCGCAGCGCCATGGCGCCCGCCGGAGGTAACCAGTCCATCATCAGCGCCTGGCTCCATGGAGACTCCAGTAAATCCCGGCTGGAGACGACGCACATGCTGCCCAGCCAGACGCTGTCTGTGAACAGCTTGGACGTGCTCGGCCAGTGTCTGGTCTGTGGGACTGACGGGGAGGCAATTTTTGTAAACAGACAGGTCCCAGTTTAA
- the lats1 gene encoding serine/threonine-protein kinase LATS1 has product MRRGEKPEGYRQMRPKTFPASNYSGNSQQMLQEIRNSLRNLTKPSDPPKADPVGQAKMLPEDPRQQGRTSTPKHSYHKALQEIRKSLVPFEVSQSNDSTTSGPDLNKQMLLEPSIAGFEEGNSSRRVPSDYMVKVNYQDSMREQIATANTNSTGLKAPGPSHMQQAVLRRPSWKGSKESLAPRMGPLVVDGTMYHPDSPGPPPVYPQGHSASNQRVNPPLPPQVRSVTPPPNRNGMPPTSSWESNPSTKRYSGNLDYLPLRMSPVPQGAWPDLYPNPAPQNQRAAAHKFTFSPTWTQNDSAQPDYMPGGNRQPPPPYPVNSRQGSNEPQPASSPSYLNGGNIPQSMLVPNRNSHNLDMYNLAPPLTSSQPPSASVTNGNQDLSPLWQHNIPVRSNSFNNRPAHSSSSQPSATTVTTITQTPILQPVKSMRVLKPEMHTAVAPAHPQRIQQVAPSPPAPAYPDPPPAVSQAPVVMEPPIYQGPPPPYPKHLLPSPAPPAYGGGRDEAADESSGEKASESSESSAAAEKKITTSPVPVRRNRDEERRGESGRINLYSPQAFKFFMEQHVENILKNHQMRIRRRKQLESEMQRVGLSSDAQKQMRMMLSQKESNYIRLKRAKMEKSMFKRIKTLGIGAFGEVSLARKEDTGALYAMKTLRKKDVLLRNQVAHVKAERDILAEADNEWVVRLYYSFQDKDNLYFVMEYIPGGDMMSLLIRLGIFKEELAQFYIAELTCALESVHKMGFIHRDIKPDNILIDRDGHIKLTDFGLCTGFRWTHDSKYYQSGDHVRQDSMDFSKEWEDPANCRCANRLKPLERRKARQHQRCLAHSLVGTPNYIAPEVLLRTGYTQLCDWWSVGVILYEMVVGQPPFLANTPLETQTKVITWKSTLHIPPQCKLSPEASDLIVKLCRSPEDRLGKNGVDEIKAHPFFKSVNFSSDLRQQAAPYMPTIAHPTDTSNFDPVEPEKLRKSDDESNHNDTLSGWFRNGKHPEHAFYEFTFRRFFDDNGHPYSCPKPIESEGSDEDEAELDGAEQDKHGRDLVYV; this is encoded by the exons ATGAGGAGAGGGGAGAAACCCGAAGGATACAGACAGATGAGACCCAAAACGTTCCCTGCCAGTAATTACAGTGGTAACAGCCAGCAGATGCTGCAGGAAATACGGAACAGCCTGCGCAACCTGACCAAACCCTCCGACCCTCCAAAAGCAGACCCTGTTGGACAAGCAAAGATGCTCCCTGAAGATCCGAGGCAGCAGGGACGCACCAGCACCCCAAAACATTCCTACCACAAAGCGCTACAGGAGATCCGCAAGTCCTTGGTGCCTTTTGAAGTTTCACAGAGTAATGATTCTACCACTTCTGGCCCTGATCTTAACAAGCAGATGTTGCTGGAACCATCAATTGCTGGGTTTGAGGAG GGCAACAGCAGCCGTCGCGTTCCTTCAGACTACATGGTGAAGGTGAATTACCAGGATTCAATGAGGGAGCAGATAGCTACTGCTAACACCAACTCTACAGGCCTGAAAGCTCCAG gtCCGTCTCACATGCAGCAGGCTGTGCTGCGGAGGCCAAGTTGGAAAGGATCCAAAGAGTCCCTCGCTCCTCGAATGGGTCCCCTGGTGGTGGACGGCACGATGTACCACCCTGACAGCCCTGGACCGCCTCCAGTTTACCCACAAGGCCACTCTGCTAGCAACCAGAGGGTGAACCCTCCGCTGCCCCCTCAGGTGCGGAGTGTCACACCGCCTCCGAACCGCAATGGCATGCCTCCCACGTCATCCTGGGAAAGCAACCCGTCCACCAAGCGGTACTCTGGGAACCTGGACTATCTTCCCCTGCGGATGTCTCCAGTCCCCCAGGGCGCCTGGCCGGATCTGTATCCAAACCCGGCGCCTCAGAATCAGCGCGCTGCTGCCCATAAATTCACCTTTTCTCCCACCTGGACTCAAAATGACTCCGCTCAGCCGGACTACATGCCGGGAGGCAACCGGCAGCCTCCGCCGCCTTACCCCGTAAACAGCCGCCAGGGTTCCAACGAGCCGCAGCCTGCTTCGTCTCCTTCATACCTAAATGGAGGAAACATCCCTCAGTCCATGCTGGTTCCCAACCGGAACAGCCACAACCTCGACATGTACAACCTGGCTCCTCCTCTGACGTCCAGTCAGCCGCCATCTGCGTCCGTCACCAACGGCAACCAGGACTTGTCGCCGTTGTGGCAGCACAACATCCCGGTTCGCTCCAACTCCTTCAACAATCGACCTGCTCATTCGTCCAGCTCCCAGCCGTCTGCGACCACCGTCACCACCATCACGCAGACGCCCATCCTGCAGCCGGTGAAAAGCATGCGCGTGCTGAAACCCGAGATGCACACCGCCGTCGCTCCAGCGCATCCACAGCGGATACAGCAGGTTGCACCGTCACCTCCTGCGCCTGCATACCCCGACCCGCCACCTGCGGTTTCTCAAGCGCCTGTCGTCATGGAACCCCCCATCTATCAGGGTCCGCCGCCGCCATATCCTAAACACCTCCTCCCTTCGCCCGCCCCTCCGGCGTACGGTGGAGGCAGAGATGAGGCTGCTGACGAGAGCAGCGGCGAGAAGGCTTCGGAAAGCAGCGAAAGCTCGGCCGCAGCCGAAAAGAAGATCACTACGTCGCCTGTCCCGGTCCGCCGCAACAGAGAcgaggagaggagaggggagTCAGGAAGAATCAACCTGTACTCCCCTCAAGCCTTCAAGTTCTTCATGGAGCAGCATGTAGAGAACATCCTGAAGAACCACCAGATGAGGATCCGCAGGAGGAAGCAGCTGGAAAGCGAGATGCAAAGg GTGGGTTTGAGCTCAGACGCCCAGAAGCAGATGCGAATGATGCTCTCTCAGAAGGAGTCCAACTACATCCGCCTAAAGCGAGCCAAAATGGAGAAGTCTATGTTCAAACGGATCAAAACACTCGGCATCGGCGCCTTCGGAGAAGTGTCCCTGGCGAGGAAGGAGGACACGGGGGCGCTGTACGCCATGAAGACTCTCCGCAAGAAGGACGTGCTGCTGAGGAACCAGGTGGCTCACGTAAAGGCCGAGCGGGACATCCTGGCTGAAGCAGACAACGAGTGGGTGGTGCGTCTCTACTACTCCTTCCAAGACAAGGACAACTTGTACTTTGTCATGGAGTACATTCCCGGCGGGGACATGATGAGCCTCCTCATCCGGCTCGGCATCTTCAAGGAGGAGCTGGCTCAGTTTTACATCGCGGAGCTCACCTGCGCTTTGGAGAGCGTCCATAAGATGGGCTTCATCCACAGAGACATCAAGCCCGACAACATTCTCATAGACAGAGACGGACACATAAAGCTGACGGACTTCGGGCTCTGCACCGGTTTCAGATGGACACACGACTCAAAGTATTACCAGAGCG GGGATCATGTGAGGCAGGACAGCATGGACTTCAGTAAGGAATGGGAAGATCCAGCCAACTGTCGCTGCGCCAACCGACTGAAGCCCCTGGAGAGGAGAAAGGCCCGGCAGCACCAACGCTGCTTGGCCCACTCGCTGGTGGGAACGCCGAACTACATTGCTCCAGAAGTTCTTCTTCGAACAG GATACACCCAGCTCTGTGACTGGTGGAGTGTTGGTGTCATCCTGTATGAAATGGTTGTGGGACAACCTCCGTTCCTGGCGAACACGCCCCTGGAGACGCAAACGAAG GTGATAACCTGGAAGAGCACGCTGCACATCCCCCCTCAGTGCAAGCTCAGCCCTGAGGCGTCGGACCTCATCGTCAAGCTGTGCCGCAGCCCAGAGGACCGCCTGGGCAAGAACGGCGTCGATGAAATCAAAGCTCACCCTTTCTTCAAGAGCGTCAACTTCTCCAGCGACCTCAGGCAGCAAGCGGCGCCTTACATGCCCACCATCGCTCATCCGACGGACACGTCCAACTTCGACCCAGTGGAGCCAGAAAAGCTGCGCAAGAGCGATGACGAGAGCAACCACAACGACACGCTGAGCGGTTGGTTCCGCAACGGGAAGCACCCCGAACACGCCTTTTACGAGTTCACCTTCCGCCGCTTCTTCGATGACAACGGCCACCCCTACAGCTGCCCCAAGCCCATCGAGTCTGAGGGCAGCGACGAGGACGAGGCGGAGCTGGACGGCGCCGAGCAGGACAAACATGGCCGAGACCTGGTGTATGTATAG